One window of Candidatus Eisenbacteria bacterium genomic DNA carries:
- the bshA gene encoding N-acetyl-alpha-D-glucosaminyl L-malate synthase BshA — MRIGISCYAHFGGSGVVASELGLELAKRGYEVHFIASRLPFRLRQFESNVFFHESSPAYYPVFEEAPSNLALAAKMVEVAENYSLDVLHVHYAMPFATSAYLARQMLLPRQLGVVTTLHGTDITVVGAEPAYYRVTRFGIESSDRVTAVSRYLKQRAEATFGTRRPIQVIYNFVDPEVFAPRRSGRLRLAGPGTRVMMHASNFRAVKNIPVVIQVFAEVRRQIQAKLVMVGDGPEKPAAEQLARELGVHRDVLFLGNQDCMEELLPLADVFVLPSSSESFGLVALEAMSAEVPVIASNAGGLPEVVEHGFTGFLHDPGNLGGYVESALKLLGNERLRRTMGRRGRRVARERFGADERVQEYVKVYESLR; from the coding sequence ATGCGGATCGGCATCAGCTGCTACGCGCACTTCGGGGGCAGCGGGGTGGTGGCGAGCGAACTCGGCCTCGAGCTCGCCAAGCGAGGCTACGAGGTGCACTTCATCGCCTCGCGCCTGCCGTTCCGCTTGCGGCAGTTCGAGTCGAACGTGTTCTTCCACGAATCGAGCCCGGCCTACTACCCGGTGTTCGAGGAAGCGCCCTCGAACCTCGCGCTCGCCGCCAAGATGGTCGAGGTCGCCGAGAACTATTCGCTCGACGTGCTGCACGTGCACTACGCGATGCCGTTCGCGACCAGCGCCTACCTGGCGCGGCAGATGCTGCTGCCACGCCAGCTCGGGGTGGTCACGACGCTGCACGGCACCGACATCACGGTCGTCGGGGCGGAACCCGCCTATTACCGGGTCACGCGGTTCGGGATCGAGTCCAGCGATCGCGTCACGGCCGTCAGCCGGTATCTCAAGCAGCGGGCCGAGGCCACCTTCGGGACCCGGCGGCCGATCCAGGTGATCTACAACTTCGTGGACCCCGAGGTGTTCGCCCCCCGCAGGAGCGGCCGGCTGCGCCTGGCCGGACCCGGGACACGCGTCATGATGCACGCCTCCAACTTCCGCGCCGTCAAGAATATACCGGTGGTGATTCAGGTTTTCGCCGAAGTCCGGCGGCAGATCCAGGCCAAGCTGGTCATGGTCGGCGACGGCCCCGAGAAGCCGGCGGCCGAGCAGCTGGCGCGCGAGCTCGGCGTGCACCGCGACGTGCTCTTCCTCGGCAATCAGGACTGCATGGAGGAGTTGCTCCCACTTGCCGATGTATTCGTACTGCCGAGCTCGTCGGAGAGCTTCGGGCTCGTGGCGCTCGAGGCCATGAGCGCCGAGGTGCCGGTCATCGCTTCGAACGCCGGCGGGCTGCCCGAGGTCGTGGAGCATGGGTTCACGGGATTTCTGCACGATCCCGGTAACCTGGGCGGCTACGTCGAGTCGGCGCTCAAGCTGCTCGGCAACGAGCGGTTGCGGCGGACGATGGGGCGGAGGGGGCGGCGCGTGGCGCGCGAGCGTTTCGGCGCCGACGAGCGCGTGCAGGAGTACGTCAAGGTCTACGAATCGCTGCGCTGA
- a CDS encoding DUF1611 domain-containing protein, whose protein sequence is MLGARRRIALLAEGHFAPMDAKTAVGVLRYRPDEVVCVIDSTRAGRTAAECVGVGGDRPVVADVESAAARGADTLLVGIAPQGGGLPDDWRSPIASALARGWDVLAGLHAFLGDDPEFAALAAANGARILDVRRPPARRPIAARRATRCGALVVLTVGSDCNVGKMTAALEVQAELRRRGVRAAFVATGQTGIFVADEGVAVDAVVSDFVAGVTEDLVLAAARDADVVLVEGQGTLFHPGYSGVSLALLHGACPEALILCHEAGRTLLRAADDAEPLPIRPLAELVAEHERVAGWMRPARVLGVALNTRALAEDEARRAVAGAGRATSLPATDPVRFGAAPLADAVRRALEERAIRAPGR, encoded by the coding sequence ATGCTCGGAGCGCGCAGGCGCATCGCACTGCTGGCCGAGGGCCACTTCGCTCCGATGGACGCGAAGACGGCCGTCGGAGTGCTGCGCTACCGTCCGGACGAGGTCGTGTGCGTGATCGACTCGACGCGCGCCGGTCGGACGGCGGCCGAGTGCGTGGGCGTCGGCGGGGACCGCCCGGTGGTCGCGGACGTCGAGTCGGCCGCGGCCCGCGGAGCCGACACACTGCTCGTCGGCATCGCCCCGCAGGGGGGCGGCCTGCCCGACGACTGGCGTTCACCGATCGCCTCCGCACTCGCCCGCGGCTGGGACGTGCTCGCCGGATTGCACGCGTTCCTCGGGGACGACCCCGAGTTCGCGGCGCTGGCCGCGGCGAACGGCGCGCGCATCCTCGACGTCCGCCGCCCGCCCGCGCGGCGCCCGATCGCCGCCCGTCGCGCCACCCGCTGCGGCGCGCTCGTCGTGCTGACCGTGGGCAGCGACTGCAACGTCGGCAAGATGACCGCGGCGCTCGAGGTCCAGGCCGAGCTCCGCCGGCGCGGCGTGCGCGCCGCCTTCGTCGCGACGGGTCAGACCGGCATCTTCGTCGCCGACGAGGGGGTGGCCGTGGACGCCGTGGTTTCGGACTTCGTCGCCGGCGTGACCGAGGACCTGGTGCTTGCGGCGGCCCGGGACGCGGACGTCGTCCTGGTCGAGGGACAGGGCACGCTGTTCCACCCCGGCTACTCCGGGGTCTCGCTCGCGCTGCTCCACGGCGCCTGCCCGGAGGCGCTGATTCTCTGCCACGAGGCCGGACGCACGCTGCTGCGCGCCGCCGACGACGCCGAACCGCTGCCGATCCGGCCGCTCGCCGAGCTGGTGGCCGAGCACGAACGCGTCGCCGGCTGGATGCGCCCCGCGCGCGTCCTCGGAGTGGCGCTCAACACGCGCGCGCTCGCCGAGGACGAGGCGCGCCGCGCCGTGGCCGGCGCCGGTCGCGCGACCAGCCTTCCCGCCACCGACCCGGTGCGCTTCGGTGCGGCACCGCTGGCCGACGCCGTCCGCCGTGCCCTCGAGGAGCGAGCGATCCGTGCGCCTGGTCGTTGA
- a CDS encoding dipeptide epimerase: MRLVVETLELRTRHEFRIAHGAHRNYRNVLVRLEHDGISGLGEGSASHYYGESHETMRLALETWAPLLGDDPFALDAIGARLDAALAGHGAARAALEMALHDWIGRKLGLPVWKLLGLDAAAAPISCVTLGMAGPEEMERKLEEVLDFPAIKVKLGAPGDVENLKRVRKRYSGRLQVDANAAWTAADAVRVLHEIAPLGIELVEQPVARGDLEGLRRVRERSPIPVFADESCHRLADVGVLAGCVDGVNLKIMKTGGLREMLRMVHAARAHGLKILLGSMIESSLALSAAAQLAPLADYLDLDGHWLLADDPFQGAPGERGAITLSQQPGLGVRPAGAAR; the protein is encoded by the coding sequence GTGCGCCTGGTCGTTGAGACGCTCGAGCTGCGGACGCGGCACGAGTTCCGGATCGCGCACGGCGCGCACCGGAACTACCGCAACGTGCTCGTCCGGCTGGAGCACGATGGGATCTCGGGCCTCGGCGAGGGCTCGGCGTCGCATTACTACGGCGAGTCGCACGAGACCATGCGGCTCGCGCTCGAGACCTGGGCGCCCTTGCTCGGCGACGACCCGTTCGCGCTCGACGCGATCGGGGCGCGGCTCGACGCCGCGCTCGCCGGGCACGGCGCGGCGCGCGCGGCGCTGGAGATGGCGCTGCACGACTGGATCGGCAGGAAGCTCGGGTTGCCGGTGTGGAAACTGCTCGGGCTCGACGCCGCGGCCGCGCCGATCTCGTGCGTGACGCTCGGCATGGCGGGGCCCGAGGAGATGGAACGGAAGCTCGAGGAGGTGCTCGACTTTCCGGCGATCAAGGTCAAGCTCGGCGCGCCGGGCGACGTCGAAAACCTGAAGCGCGTGCGGAAGCGTTATTCCGGCCGCCTGCAGGTGGACGCCAACGCGGCATGGACGGCGGCCGACGCGGTGCGGGTGCTGCACGAGATCGCGCCGCTCGGCATCGAACTCGTCGAGCAGCCGGTCGCGCGCGGGGACCTCGAGGGCCTGCGCCGCGTGCGCGAGCGGAGCCCCATCCCCGTGTTCGCCGATGAAAGCTGTCACCGGCTGGCGGACGTCGGTGTGCTGGCGGGATGCGTGGACGGCGTCAATCTGAAGATCATGAAGACCGGCGGCCTGCGCGAGATGCTGCGCATGGTCCACGCCGCGCGCGCGCACGGACTGAAGATCCTGCTCGGCTCGATGATCGAAAGCAGCCTCGCGCTTTCGGCGGCGGCGCAGCTCGCGCCGCTCGCCGACTATCTCGACCTCGACGGTCACTGGCTGCTGGCCGACGATCCGTTCCAGGGCGCGCCGGGAGAACGGGGCGCGATCACGCTCTCGCAGCAGCCGGGGCTGGGCGTACGGCCCGCCGGGGCGGCCCGATGA
- a CDS encoding HAMP domain-containing histidine kinase has translation MSLRLRLLVGLTTLAALAVLGTNVPPMLRVDWGHFVAWTVICLVSETMWTQNLSGAGTWSLAAAACLSTIVLWGTGAGIWIGALSTLIADLFVARKEWVKAAFNTGQIALTAWCAGLLFDVLGGRAALPVAEGGAQLVRGSAPTLAFSFVALAVTFFAVNRAMVALAVAWSGERTWWRVLREDWLFVARLELDASSFMLVPLMVISYIAIGYPGVLLFFAPLFMLLQSDRRYHELRRAEEHNLRNARFAAKGELAAGIGHELNNQLVAITARAQMLLKDAERQRFDGAPRHAQIILDQSRRMGALAKGLMDYTRNEVNAELLDLNALLLSTIEFVKGDKRFRAVEWEVELDSGLPHLRGDIGQIQGVFINLFVNAADAMSSQESRRAISVRTALDDRTHAASVVVADTGPGIRPEHLPHMFEFMFTTKPEGHGFGLSTSHRAIENHGGRITVESPEGSGARFAISLPLRGPWGAS, from the coding sequence ATGAGCCTGCGCCTCCGGCTGCTCGTCGGCCTCACGACGCTGGCCGCGCTCGCGGTGCTCGGCACGAACGTTCCGCCGATGCTGCGCGTGGACTGGGGGCACTTCGTCGCCTGGACGGTGATCTGCCTCGTTTCCGAGACGATGTGGACGCAGAACCTCTCCGGCGCCGGCACCTGGAGCCTCGCGGCCGCGGCCTGCCTGTCCACCATCGTGCTGTGGGGCACGGGTGCGGGCATCTGGATCGGGGCGCTGAGCACGCTGATCGCCGACCTGTTCGTCGCCCGCAAGGAATGGGTCAAGGCGGCGTTCAACACCGGCCAGATCGCGCTGACCGCATGGTGCGCAGGGCTGCTGTTCGACGTGCTCGGCGGGCGCGCCGCGCTGCCCGTCGCCGAGGGCGGCGCGCAGCTCGTGCGCGGCTCCGCTCCGACGCTGGCCTTCTCGTTCGTGGCGCTCGCGGTGACGTTCTTCGCGGTCAATCGCGCGATGGTGGCGCTGGCCGTGGCGTGGTCGGGGGAGCGCACCTGGTGGCGGGTGCTGCGCGAGGACTGGCTGTTCGTGGCCCGGCTCGAACTCGACGCGTCGTCGTTCATGCTCGTCCCGCTCATGGTCATCTCGTACATCGCCATCGGCTACCCCGGCGTGCTGCTGTTCTTCGCCCCGCTCTTCATGCTGCTGCAGTCCGACCGCCGCTACCACGAGCTGCGCAGGGCCGAGGAGCACAACCTGCGCAACGCCCGGTTCGCCGCCAAGGGCGAGCTCGCGGCCGGCATCGGCCACGAGCTCAACAACCAGCTCGTCGCCATCACGGCCCGCGCGCAGATGCTGCTCAAGGACGCCGAGCGGCAGCGCTTCGACGGCGCCCCGCGTCATGCGCAGATCATCCTCGACCAGTCGCGGCGCATGGGCGCGCTCGCCAAGGGACTGATGGACTACACGCGCAACGAGGTGAACGCGGAGCTGCTCGACCTCAACGCCCTGCTCCTGTCCACCATCGAGTTCGTGAAGGGCGACAAGCGCTTCCGCGCCGTCGAGTGGGAAGTCGAGCTGGACTCGGGGCTGCCGCACCTGCGCGGCGACATCGGCCAGATCCAGGGCGTGTTCATCAACCTGTTCGTGAACGCGGCGGACGCGATGTCGTCGCAGGAGTCGCGGCGCGCGATCAGCGTGCGCACGGCACTCGACGACCGCACGCATGCGGCGAGCGTCGTGGTGGCCGACACGGGCCCCGGCATTCGCCCCGAGCATCTGCCGCACATGTTCGAGTTCATGTTCACGACCAAG